The sequence below is a genomic window from Plasmodium gaboni strain SY75 chromosome 7, whole genome shotgun sequence.
atataaGGGTAAAGCAATTTGATGGTTGTACTAAAAAAAAGTAGGACcctcaaaaaaaaaaaaaaagaagatacGAGTGTactttttttgtttttctttcttttttggtccttataaatttataatcataaataaatataaaacaaggttttaatttttctttttgtacttaattttatattctattaaattatataatcataaatatatatatatatatatatattaatcgtgtgtttatattttcataaaaaataatgtattttattattatatttctcATAAAAAGCAAGAAAttaatgttttattttttctatacATGCATGTGAAattttcttaattttttttaataataatatatatatatatatatatatatataaatttatacatatataatactaAATAATTACTTCTAaatcaatatataataatatatatatatatatatattaatataaatacttgtaaaattatatttatattatattatatatttaatatataaacacTGAAAAATTTTTTGCGTACAAAATTTTGACAATCTTTGcttaagaaaaaaatatttttttttataagaaattaaaacaaaaaaataatatataatataaatataataataatgtaaagatttcttctttatttttatatatagaaaatatttaaaaaaagaaaaatagtagaataaaaaaaaaaaaaaccaaGAAATTTACCGggtataaaaataatttattaatttacgtagataatatatataatagttcatatttttcgtattatttaattttaattttacatttatctatccttaaaataattttttaaataatgcatgataataatactaTGTGTACAgtacatattttaaagaaatataagGGAAATATGCGTAgataagaaataaaaaagaaaagaaaaacgacgtataattttctttaaaaaataaaaatatatattttacttctcaattaaattaattatttaccaagtatatacatatataaaaaaaaaaaaaaaaaaaaggttccagtaaaaataaaaataaaatattcatattattatatatatatatatttcctaATATATccataaaatataataaaaaaattatgattaaaataaaataattgttttatttttttattttttaaccttattatatatatatatatatatataaaattataaagtTAAATAATTgatttatttcttattataagaaaataataaaattaattccattttttgtatttttatatatattttataaaaaaaataataataaaatagaaaaatatttattttttatattatatccattataaaaaataaaaaataaaaaaaaattttattttaattttttatataaaagaataataataattatatatatatataatatatatgtatatatataaattaattaaattttcttatatataataatattttccaTTAGTTTATgatgtttctttttttttttttattattattcaatattttattcttattgaattttatatgaaaaaataattttatttttataaaagtttgttatttcattttttttttttttttttttaatacttATTGGATGATTCTCCATTTGAAAAATTGTAAcaaaagtaaaaaaaaattttcttaattaatatattttgaataaatatatatatatatatatatatatatatataaatatatatatatatatatttttttttttttatttttaattaagaataattttatgatttgtagattttaaaaaataaaatttttttttttttttttttaattatttgCTAATTTCCCTttaaaaattctttttgtattattttattataattaaatatttataatatatattaattcaAAATGAGTCAAcaacaaaaacaaaacgAAGAATTTAATCCCCAAGAAAAGAAATTCAATCCTTTAAGAAACCCTGGACCAGCTGGTCCCTATCGCCATCATGGACCCCAAGGAAGAACACCATATATGCAACTCCAcaaaaatcaaaataataacatgGTACATAAAATAAGTAATTATTTAGGAATTGAAAATAAGGAATTAGTTGAATTTGGTTTAAATTTATTCACATATGTTATAGCTATATTCATTGccttaaatatatatgattacGTAAGCATTTAAGAAAAGAAACATTctacaatatatatatatatatatatatatatattatacatttataaaattcatattattttttatatatataaaatcaATTTTTACCCCATTAATTCATGCAGCctataaatattcattattatattatttcattatatatatatatatatatttttctttatagGTAACACATAGAAAATGTGGATATTACAAGGACATGTTGGCTAAAATTGTTAGATTCCAAGCCAGTTTACAAAacacaaaataaatataacattaaAGTAGAAAAAGTATctttaaagaaaattaatgaagacagaaaaaagaaataaaaaatatatatcttttatatatataaatatatatattttttttttaatcgGCTGAtgttttttcttaaattgaaactatatatatatatatatatatatgttgtatatatttatgtataaaaattatatttatttgttatatctcgcatttttttttttttttattaattttttctatcAAAATTTTGTTCTGGcttttttcatttataatatatatatatatatatatatatatatatatatatatgatgtatattttgaatttttttttttttttttttggaaaAATCGTATGAAATGTTTCTcttttatgttttttattatttttatattaaagaaaaaatttttttatttatatatattatatatgtattattattatagtTAATGCGATctatttattattttttatatttcgATTATGAATACATttaaaagaacaaaaaaaaaaaaaaaaaaaaaagaagaaaaaaccatttttgtaataaattaatttttatttcatttatatatgttgttagtaaaaaacaatatatattaagacAATAATGAATCCTTTTCAATGGGAAatttaaaatgaaataaaatgcaaaaataaaaaactgagataaataaatactacgatataattatataatacaatctgtattttttaaaaaatataaaaattaacCTAAAAAGACCAAAAAAGGAGAGttcataatttatttttatttgttctCATCGAAATGTtacacaaatatatatatacatatatcATATACATTTGTCTCATTTATTAAtagtaaatataattatgtaatttatattcaaactttattatttacacTAATGTTTTAAGTAAAGTattcttaatatattttgtcatatataatatcattatatgtAGACACAGTTATAGAGTTCCTCATTCTTCTAGATAAAGCATAATTTCTAttaaaatacaaaaattaaatatttttaattgaCAAAATTTcaagttttttttttttctttttttttttttttttaatttatgtattgatatataatcattaaAAATAAGACCCATAACAacattaataataaaacaatacataaattaagaaaaaaaaataataataaataaataaaatgaaataaaataaaaaaattatcttaaaatttataaaatcataaaaaatCATAAAATTCAAAGAAACATTTCATCATACaacttttaaaaaaaagaaagaaaaaaaaaaaaataataataaataaataaataaaatgaaataaaataaaaaaattatcttaaaatttataaaataataaaaaatcataAAATTCAAAGAAACATTTCATCATACaacttttaaaaaaaagaaagaaaaaaaaaaaaaatcttaaaaaatatataaatagatacatataaataaatataaaataataaatattaaattataatatattaaaaatatacacatataatatatatatatatatatatatatatataatttaatttttatcGAACTTTGATTTAACAacattataaaattattataaaaacaacataaaaaaagaaaaaaaaaagaaatactttaaatattaattaaaaatatggtttataaatataaatatatatatatatatatatatatatatatacaaatacataaatttgaaaactataaaataaaataaataaaagtatatatgGAGCTAATTTTATGAAGgaattaattatatacatacatatatatatatatatatatatataatatttttcaagACAAATATTGATTGCATccttttataaatataatataattaaatattatataacaataaatGATGCTCtctatttttatcataatatacctaattacatataaaaatttacaaCACATTATTAACAttctatttattttattatatatatacatatttatattttcttctcTTATGCAACAATTTCATTAGTGTTTAAACCAGATAAGCTACTTTCGGTTGTATTTGAGGTAGCTAAATTGTTAGTGCTACTTTTTGAACCACTAAAAGAGCGTCCTGATAATGATGGTTGTCCTCCTAATGAATAATGTCTCGATGATGTACTTCCTTGTGAACCTGTTCCTGTGTTATAATTTCCTAAAGAATAATTTCTTCCTGCAAGTAAATTATTACTATTGTGCTCTTTTTTATGTTCTTGAATATTAACAGATTGTTTGCCTACGCTATGTTGAGATGAATGATTTCCATATGAAGTATTTTCAAATACATGATTTTCTGTATTTTCATCTgaattatttacatatgAAGAACCTTCTGCTTTCCCATCTGAATTGTGCTCTACATGATCAAAGTCTTCAGAAAAAGTATTAGTGTTTGTATTATCATCAACATCAAATCCATTTCTCTTCTCAATTTCTTCAAATAAGCCATGGGTTCTTTGTTTTCTATATCTGCCATTActattttcattttcatctAACAATGATCCACCATATCCTCTATCTTTTGATAAATAAGCAGATTTCATTTTTCtctataaaattaaaaaaatatatatatatatttatttatttacatttatatgaatttacgtataatattttatttccatattttatattcttaCCATTCCTCTTTTCTTCTTATATGAACGTATATATTTAGACActacaaaaaatataattacaCCGAAAAAAAAACCTTGCCAAAATCTCTCTCCAAATTGCATTGAGCTATTCCCAGGACAAGTTCCAAAAGCAACCCTAATGGATTTTAAGTCATCATCTAAAAGAGGATAAGCCATCTTTACAAAACTTATTTATTTAgttaaaataattaaataaaaaaaaaaaaaaaaaaaaaaaaaaaaaaataataattaataagAAACACACGTATTCCTAAATAATAAAcctaaaaaaaaaaataataataataaataaaaaaataaataaataaatatatatatatatatatatatatatgataatataaaaataaatttctTTTACATAACTTGTTAACatcaaataatttattttttttttaatgcAGAGTtcaaaaatttttttaaatatatatatatattttattattacctatatatatatatatattatatttatataagaataGGTTCTATTTTCCAATTTTctaaattttaataattagGAAATTCTTATTTCCttaaaataatttcatttatataataaatatatgtattaaatatatatatatatatatatatatatatatatattaatagtattaaaataaaaaaactattataattatcaaaaaaaatatattaaaaattttttttgtataaatttgatttattttcaaaaggttcacaaattaataaaacaaaacTAAACAGatttacataaaaaaaaaaaaaaaaaattaaaacaaaatcaattatatataaaaaatatgtatttgtaaaattaaaattttttttgataataatattatatataataagtaTGGAAATAActttcaaaaatattatatagataatatataatattttatatatatatacatatatatatatatatatatatatatatatatatatatatatatatatatataaactaaatgttaatttttataaagaaaaatatatatataatattatataatataatcatatatattttttcctattattaaatttcaattattaaaaaaaagaatttttttttttccccataaatattaatatttacattattcTAGATTCacaattaaaaatataaaatataaatattatatatatatatatatatatatatatatgtatataaagagaatagaagaatatatataatatttttatatataaaatataataacaacaattataatattattacttaattatagaaatatatatatatatattccttttttcCTTCCAAGTACTAAatttatacaaaaaaaatttattttttattaattataaataaattctataaataatttttttctttctgTTGTTAGTgcatttatatataaacatatattttttttattaatttatcCCTTCTCcttataaattttttcCCGTTTggtaaaataaattttcaatatatacAAGGAAATACAAAAGTATAATTTTTCCTTAtaatctatatatataattcatacGTTAATGACACactttattattattaaatatttaaattaatataaatattatattatataaaatacataaaacttaattttctttcattttttattaaaaatattatttaatatatatatataaaggGAAAACAATAATTTTGCTTCCatgaaattaataaaatcTACAACATTAttggttttttttttttttttttttttcctttgCATACTATTCAGTAATATCCATTTCCACCGTAAAATTActagttttttttttcgtaCTGTACTTCTTTACTTTTCCTTctcttattttattattattaacGTACTCTccataaaaataaaaatattaattaaaaaaaaaaaaaaaaaaaacgaaTGAAAATTAAGGTGggaaaattatttatatgaatatatatatatatatatgtatttattcGGAACTATTTACATGAAAACTAATTTGataataaacaatatataatatttatatatatatttagacttttattattattaaattatattattattttttttataaataatttttcttattgTACTAAATTAGAGAGGaatacaaaaaaaacaaaaatataatcatgttagaagaaaaatatgtGACCATATTTTCctgatataaaaaaagaaaagaaatatcgtatatttaaataatgacattaaattaaataagagaagaagaaagaaaaaaaaaaaaaaagtacattataaaggaaaattaataaataataattattttgtactttttttttttttttttttttttatttgtattttaaTTATAGAGCACCTcatgttttattatatattataaaataaatacataaatatatatatatattattattattaaataaaaataattccttatttatgaatatttaaaatttttttcataaattttatttgtatttacTAACTTTTAAAATTCTTACATTCTTTTAGTTTCTTTTTAGTAACATATATGcaatataattatatagaaaataatattaacttaaataaaaaaaaaaaaattatataaataaaaatatatatatatatatatattatgtttttattacattatatttctttctACAGAAAAAGTAAAAATTCTAGCATcttattaatttaatatatataaatatttacattattGCTTTAAAACCgtatttttttcatttatataaaacaatGTTATAAccatttattttatatatttctttagATTTATTGTAAACAATTTAATGTTACATATTCAGTAACATGTtgaatataattatatcaaattatttttcaatAAAGTATTtggaaaatataattttcccattttttttttttttttctttttcttctttattttcattttcttttttctttttaaactgctaaaataatgatatgaTATTTATAGATATTGCACAAAGGTTTCcacaaaatatttttttctgtctatttaatataattctttaGAGAAATAGAAAAGCAAATAAGTTCCTTTTCTTatttaatttcattttctccataatacataatgtataaaaaaaaaaaataaatgaaaaacaatataaataaattcgaagaaaaaaaaaaaaaacctAATGCATAATTAACAATTGTTATTTTTGTATTCACAACAATGATAAGTAATTTggtttaaaaaaaaaatttatattaaaatcaataaaaattacttttaaaatatattatggAAAATACAATCAAgttatttgatatatatatatatatatatatacaattgtatatatataattcattataaaccaaaatttatactttaatataacatcacatgaaataaaaataatacagtccaatataaaaattattgaaTTTTCATTGTCATCtttaaaacataaatatatttatataatttttatatataaactttgaaaataaatttcgtctttttcaaaatattaacatatttGTAGAAATCAAAGgttttacttttttttatatgtctattcttttatttattcaaatcagatgatattttattatcccaactttatttttatttaaagacacacatatatatatatatatatatttatttaacATCACTCtaagttttttttttttttttttttttttttagcTAGATGGAATTGTTCTGTAGctatttaattttttttttttttttttttttcaaagCTAAATCAAatggaaaatatatatttttacaacattgattattttattttaaaaaatataaaataaatttatttattattatatttattttttcatatttatcttaattatttttttattttttttttaatcaaccttttattttcttaGTCATTTTCCTGTCCatcttatttttttatccaACTCATTTGTtaaattatacatatatattatatatatatttaatatttttattttatttattatttttttttttttgttttctcaatatttaaatcccaatatatatattttatttcatgTATAAATTTCTCTACAAAATgaaattttatatatcactctttgtaattatattttctttccTATCCGGCTTCCGCACCATAGGTCTTAAGGGTATGAAACAAAAAACAAGAACAGTAGGCATAAGTACCAATAATAACAATGGATTAGTTAAATTAAATAAGTCTTTATCACATGTTCAACCACACCGTAGTTCTTCCCAACGATTTAATTGTAAATGCAAATATGTTTATGAAGATGGAACCCTGGAGGGCAACGTTGTAGAAGGATAAAGTAATTATTAAtaagtaaaaaataatggagttagaaataataaggagaaagaaaaagaaaaatatcATACCTTGTAAAGTATCATATACAGTAATTGCATCCATATCTCATAATAACAatgaaaacaaaaattacCATAATATTATAGAGTAATTATTAAACGAAGCAGAGCAATCAAAAAggatattttatattttcataatatacaaaataatagaACACACCAAAATGTTACATAAAtcttatataaataaatatatatatatatatatatatatataataacttataatattaaaataatgagaaattccatttatttttgaataaattaaaatttttgCATTATTGTAAAagtaatataatacatataaaaaaatatatacatataatataaaaaatatgaaccattaattttatataattatcatgTTGTTGATACGTTttacaataaaaaaaaaaaaaaagaaagaaaaaaaactattaaatatattactaGGATATGTAGACGATTATATGAAGTTATAAacacacatataaaaatataaattaagAACCCAGACAACCTACAATGAACTTTTTTTCTTGgaacataaaaataatataactatatatataaatatatatatatatatacatacatactttatttatttatttatttttttctttttttaattatttctatttaatatattaacatttcatttatcttttaaaaatatatatatataataaaaattctCATAAAAATTTACTATTTCcaacaataataaaaaaatcagttataaataaatttttttctttttttttatgtattttcattgaaaaaaaacaatataaaaaatattttttccataattattttatttctacaacttataaaaaaaaaaaaaaaaaattcgacctataatatatatttttttgtaaaaacAAAGTTAACATATAAggttaatatatatataaattttttttatttctgTTAATATTGTTGGATAGAAATGATTAATActattataaattttgGAAAACTTTTttagatataataattaataatgttaaaaggatttataattttaaatattcaataaaattaattgcttatttattcatatgccatatttaatataaaataaataaatatatatatatactatttaatataattataaaattatatattaaaaattttttttttctttggACGACCGGGGTATCGATCCCCGTACCTCTCGCATGCTAAGCGAGCGCTCTACCACTTGAGCTAGTCGCCCTTCATAAAGAATTTCTActtatttaattaataaatgaatttactgtaaatataaataatatatatacctgTTTACctcttattttttaatatttattaaagaattctatacaaatttaaatttttatacattatttataaattatgatacataaatatggtaaaaat
It includes:
- a CDS encoding putative exported protein (Plasmodium exported protein, unknown function), translating into MAYPLLDDDLKSIRVAFGTCPGNSSMQFGERFWQGFFFGVIIFFVVSKYIRSYKKKRGMRKMKSAYLSKDRGYGGSLLDENENSNGRYRKQRTHGLFEEIEKRNGFDVDDNTNTNTFSEDFDHVEHNSDGKAEGSSYVNNSDENTENHVFENTSYGNHSSQHSVGKQSVNIQEHKKEHNSNNLLAGRNYSLGNYNTGTGSQGSTSSRHYSLGGQPSLSGRSFSGSKSSTNNLATSNTTESSLSGLNTNEIVA
- a CDS encoding small exported membrane protein 1 is translated as MSQQQKQNEEFNPQEKKFNPLRNPGPAGPYRHHGPQGRTPYMQLHKNQNNNMVHKISNYLGIENKELVEFGLNLFTYVIAIFIALNIYDYVTHRKCGYYKDMLAKIVRFQASLQNTK
- a CDS encoding chitinase precursor, which gives rise to MKFYISLFVIIFSFLSGFRTIGLKGMKQKTRTVGISTNNNNGLVKLNKSLSHVQPHRSSSQRFNCKCKYVYEDGTLEGNVVEG